A genome region from Brienomyrus brachyistius isolate T26 chromosome 23, BBRACH_0.4, whole genome shotgun sequence includes the following:
- the polr1h gene encoding DNA-directed RNA polymerase I subunit RPA12 yields the protein MSCFRGDYNFCSECGNVLPLPGLSDTVTCPRCQFTIPINEFAGKVITSTVVFNSLESSSVKEESEQDSELKGPVIDRRCSRCNKEGMVYHTRQMRSADEGQTVFYTCTHCRYQEKEDS from the exons ATGTCTTGTTTTAGGGGAGATTACAATTTCTGCAGCGAGTGCGGAAATGTTCTCCCTCTGCCTGGACTATCGGACACGGTGACCTGCCCCCGGTGTCAATTCACAATACCAATAAATG aATTTGCAGGTAAAGTGATTACATCCACAGTGGTGTTCAATAGTTTAGAATCATCATCAGTCAAGGAAGAATCTGAGCAGGATTCTGAACTGAAGGGCCCAGTG ATTGACAGGCGCTGCTCCCGCTGCAATAAAGAGGGGATGGTGTATCACACGCGGCAGATGAGGTCTGCAGATGAAGGACAGACTGTCTTCTACACATGTACACATTGCAG GTATCAAGAAAAAGAAGATTCATGA
- the ddx39b gene encoding DEAD (Asp-Glu-Ala-Asp) box polypeptide 39B — protein sequence MTENDVENELLDYEEDEVDGGGGVGDGGIGGTGGDALSLRKEGLKGSYVSIHSSGFRDFLLKPELLRAIVDCGFEHPSEVQHECIPQAILGMDVLCQAKSGMGKTAVFVLATLQQLEPVTGQVSVLVMCHTRELAFQISKEYERFSKYMPAVKVGVFFGGLSIKKDEEVLKRESPHVVVGTPGRILALSRNKSLNLRHIKHFILDECDKMLEQLDMRRDVQEIFRMTPHEKQVMMFSATLSKEIRPVCRKFMQDPMEIFVDDETKLTLHGLQQYYVKLKDNEKNRKLFDLLDVLEFNQVVIFVKSVQRCVALAQLLVEQNFPAIGIHRGMPQEERLARYQQFKDFQRRILVATNLFGRGMDIERVNIAFNYDMPEDSDTYLHRVARAGRFGTKGLAITFVSDENDARTLNDVQDRFEVNISELPEEIDISSYIEQTR from the exons ATGACTGAGAACGACGTGGAAAATGAGCTCTTGGATTATGAGGAAGATGAAGTGGACGGAGGAGGCGGAGTCGGAGATGGGGGCATCGGGGGAACTGGTGGGGACGCTCTCTCACTCCGCAAAGAAGGGCTTAAAGGCTCCTATGTTTCCATCCACTCCTCGGGATTCCGGGACTTCCTGTTAAAGCCAGAGCTCCTGAGAGCCATCGTGGACTGTGGGTTTGAGCATCCCTCTGAAG TTCAGCATGAGTGCATCCCTCAAGCCATACTTGGAATGGATGTTCTGTGCCAGGCAAAATCTGGCATGGGAAAGACTGCAGTGTTTGTTCTGGCCACCCTCCAGCAGCTGGAACCTGTCACTGGTCAG GTGTCCGTGTTGGTGATGTGTCACACCCGAGAGCTGGCTTTTCAGATCAGCAAAGAGTATGAGCGCTTCTCCAAATACATGCCTGCAGTTAAG GTGGGGGTCTTTTTCGGGGGCCTGTCCATCAAGAAAGACGAGGAAGTGCTGAAGAGAGAGAGTCCCCACGTGGTGGTGGGCACCCCAGGCCGAATTCTGGCTCTGTCCCGCAACAAGAGCCTCAACCTGCGTCACATCAAGCACTTCATCCTGGACGAATGTGACAAGATGCTGGAGCAGCTGG ACATGCGCCGAGACGTCCAGGAGATTTTCCGCATGACTCCCCACGAGAAACAAGTCATGATGTTCAGCGCCACTCTGAGCAAAGAGATCCGGCCCGTCTGCAGAAAGTTCATGCAAGAT CCAATGGAAATCTTTGTGGACGATGAGACCAAGCTAACCCTacatgggctgcagcagtactaTGTGAAGCTGAAGGACAACGAGAAGAACAGGAAGCTCTTTGACCTGCTGGATGTGTTGGAGTTCAACCAG GTGGTCATCTTCGTGAAGTCGGTGCAGCGCTGCGTGGCTCTAGCCCAGCTGCTGGTGGAACAGAACTTCCCAGCCATCGGCATCCACCGCGGCATGCCCCAGGAGGAGAG GCTGGCCCGATACCAGCAGTTCAAGGACTTCCAGCGCCGAATTCTGGTGGCCACCAATCTGTTCGGCCGTGGGATGGACATCGAGAGAGTCAACATCGCCTTCAACTACGACATGCCAGAGGACTCGGACACCTACTTACACAGG GTGGCCAGGGCAGGGCGATTTGGGACCAAGGGCCTGGCCATCACGTTCGTGTCGGACGAGAACGACGCGCGTACACTGAACGACGTGCAGGACCGCTTCGAGGTCAACATCAGCGAGCTCCCTGAGGAGATCGACATCTCCTCCTACA